From Juglans regia cultivar Chandler chromosome 9, Walnut 2.0, whole genome shotgun sequence:
GGAGGGCAATGAGCCATGGCATTTATagaatagaaagaaaattaacctCCTATGATAACAGGGCCACTTATTGGGCGTGTCTTCTTTGGCTTCCAAGTCTTAGAGAACATGCCTCCAAGACTTCCAAGAAGCTTCTCACCCTGAAATCAgcaaataataatgaaatgaaactgtttctttaaattcagaatatcaataaagaaaatcccaagacaacaatataaaaatcaagAGGACCATAGTTGCCATTAAAGGACTGAAATGCAAAAAGAAGCAATATTTCCTACGTCAAGACTCCCATGAAGAATATACTTGTACTAACCCGGATTGTGTATAGCAAGGTGGTAAATGAAATTCCAAATTGCTTGAAAGAGATAAGTACTTACACTCTATAATATTTCCAAAAGGCTCTAATTGTAATATTGACTAATTCTTTTAGAATATAGGCCGATATGTGGCTTGGAATGTTACAATACTACTTCGGAATTGAGACTACAAGTCATATGTCTtcacattttgaattttttttcatggaaagtatttgttgattgacgATTCTGCAATTCCATGAAGATGTGAAATTAATATACGACGAGAAACTCCATAAAAAAGTGCAAGGAAATCTACGATGCATGTATATTAAACAAGAGTACAATAGGAAGACAGGATGCAAAAAGCAATATCAGTATGTGAAACTGATATAAGCGTTCGATCCCTCCCTTCCTCAAGCATAAAATGAACATGACAAATATAATAGAAACCTGCAGGTgacatttgatgaaaaatacattagaaatcAAAAGATTAACTTCTCTTGctcttatcttaaaaaatactaaatctATGAAGACTGAAGAGATATGATTAGAGAAAAGCTTTATTCACAAAAggatctcacaaaaataaacctacaaattgatatgatttgatgtagtATGTTAGATTGAAAGTTCTTTTTGTTACAAAGTAGATTTGATGTAACACAAGTAatgtcagtttgtaagtttacttttgtgagatcCTTTGTGGATTTAACACTTCTCATATATTCAGTCTGCATCGTGTTAATtcctgtaaaaataatataacacgAGAAACTCCACAAAATGAAGTGTGAGGAATCCTGACGATGTACGTTATTTAAAACAAGAGTACAATAGGAAAGCAGGATTGAAAAAGGAACATCAATATATGAAAATCAGATCCATCAAGtggtctctctgtctctgtaaAGTGGGAGTACTAATTGCTCAAATAAATAACAACAAAGAATGAGAAGATTCCTCCAAAAAGCATAACATGCACACAACAAATATAATAGAAATCCTACAGGTGACATTTGATGACAACTACATAAGAAATTCAAAAGATCACCTACTCTTTACTCTTATCTTATAAAATACCAAGTCTATGAAGATATATTTAGTCCACTtctgattaaaatatttatctttgaCTCTTGGAGCATGGGCTATTTTATTAAGGTCATACCTATACACACTGGTTGATGGAGGAACGGCAAAATGAATCAGCACATTGACATAGTGGTGGCAGTTGAGGATGGTGGTGCAGGAAGACAGTGCAGCAGAGGACTAGTTGTGGTAATAATGATAGGGTGATTGTACATATCTGGTGATAGGATTGGCAGAGCAGCAGGTTATAGATCGGTTGTGCTCATCTCGATTAGTTTTCCTCATCACCATTGCTCATTGTTTCCATCCAGGTGGCAACAGTTAGAAAGCTTAGTGAAGTGTTGTATATTAGGTTTATTGGATAGGAGTGGTGCCAAAAATTATAAAGCTACGACTCCTTGGGGTCTCAAACTGGAGACAGGAttgagcaaaaaataaaaagatattttccCAATGCAGAGacattacaaatcaaatttctaaAGCATGCAGCTGACATCCAAAATCGATATCTACATATTATCATAGAGAGTGAGCAATATCAAAGACAACCATGTGATCCTCACATATTAGAAATTTATACTTTGACAAACATGAAACATATCACTTTAATTTGCCTTCTATAAACTAATTTCTTATAGTAGATATTCTGATACGCAAACGAGCCATACCCGACTAAGATCGTGATCAATGTCAGCAGCACCCATGTGGGTCCGGGTAAGTTGCTCACCCTGCTGGTGCAAGGTGACCAAAGTTTTGGTAGCATTGTCTCTTATGTCCTCTGCTATCTTCACACAACCTTTGACTGCTGTCGTAGTCTCCTCAGCCTTGTACACGGCATAGTTCTCCAGCTCTTGCACAGATTGGTTCTCTAATCCACCAGAGTCATGGAAAGCATTCTTGTACCTGTTTCTCTCTGCTGAAGTAAGTGcataagaagatgaagaagaggaggtTGTTTTCTGCTCTTTATCATCAAAAGGGTTGGTTCCAAAGTTTGGTGTAACCTCAGAAGAAGTCCTCGAGGAATTGTGTTTTCGCTTATTATCCAACTCATCATCATGGCCAAAAGGGTTCAAGCTAGAGGGAACAGAATTTCCAGGATCAACTGAGTTATGTTTAGCAATCTTCAAGGGAGATTTCTTTAAACCAAACATTTTGCAATGAAAAATATGCAGAATTCAGTCAAAAAAAGTTGATTGTGTACGAGCTCTTGCATATAAAACACCGATACTATTGAATCGTACAGAAATTAACAATGATCCTGCAAAggaaaacaagaacaatatGTGAGATTGCACCACCGGTTACAATGAGAAAATCGATAGCCAACAAGCCAAATTCAAAGAGCATTTagtgtaaaaaattataaagtcttcgagacttttaaaaaaaaaaaagcttacaaAGTAAAATTGTAAAGAATAATCCAAAGCCACCAGAACTGAAAGattcaaagagagaggaataaaaaaaataaacccaagaGCAATCTAACCAAGGCAGTTCATTGCTATAAATAGGTAACCATTAAAGAGGGGAAAAATTACTACGAGGTTGACCATAACTTACCCGAAATTCCAAAAGCAAAGAGGTGAGGTGACCAAAGGAAGCACGAAAAGTTAATCATAGatttctattattaatttttgaagATTAACATACCGGGGGCCACTTTGGCGAGAAACGAAATAGATCAAATGGTATAAAAGTTCAAACAAAATACGTATTATCTTTtggttaaaaattaataaaaaagatttcaaaGAATCAACATACTCGAATATTCTGCCAGGTTGCGAAAAAAAATACAGGAAAAGTCGTGAATCTAAAATTATTGATCGTTCGAGGATAGAGAAAACCAGAACGAGGATCCCAAGACAGCGGTTTCACTCGGTTGACTTAAAATTTCTCTAACAGCAATAAAACAGTAGAAATGtcgttttcttttccatttcattcctgttttctcaccaaccaaaaaGTGAATCAGGacagaaaataatcaaaaaGTGAACCCGTGTACGATATTACAAAAAGTACCCGAAAGTTTAAGGACAAGTCCACAGAAGGATTATCAAGCACATGCTAGTAGAAGGGATTTCGGCTTTATAGCCCGTAAGAAActagaaaaaggaagaaaatggaaATAGTATTGatgttactaaaaataaaacaagagaagccaagattaaaagaaaaatagagtaaATCCATCAAAACCCAGAAAAAGAATCCATCGTTTAAACACATCAATAATTATGATCAGTGGGTAACTCGATCTGGGTACCTCAAAAGCTCCACCAAATCATGAGGGACAATATCCTGCACGAGTGAAGCGCAGGCAATATATTCGAGACGGTTTCAAGCCTTCAAATGAAGACATAGCGAAGGCCGGGGCAAGGACACATAAATTGCATCAGCAAAGTCTTCGGGGGCCCCAGCTTTTCCCCCCTAGAAAACTAGCAAGAACGGAGACGGAAGGCCCTTTCCCGGTCATGATATATCCGTTCTCTATGAATAAAGATCCCGTTACTGTCTTTTTCTTGGACGGAATTGTCCTTAGAAGTGTATCTATTCTATCAGCTTGGACGTTAACACCGATGACACTAATATTAATTTAAGTTATACTACGAATCACACACCCCAcacgtcatttttttttttagataagatATCATGTTTGTAATTGCCTTCAAACTTGCTGGTTATGTTAGATTTTGGAgcctttatttgattttatgtatGGAAGCTTGCAGACGAAATCAAGTCTGTTTACGTGAGAAACTTACCACCTACTGTATCTGCTTCTGAAATTGAGGAGGAATTCAAGAATTTTGGTAAACTCAGTGAGGAGGGTGTGGTCGTTAGAAGTCGTAGGTTCATGTCCTTTGCACCTTATTGAACTGTTTTACTTCATTATAGTGTTGAAGCAAGTAAAGCAGAGATGCAGAGAAGGTGTTTGGCAGAATGCCTCTAAGAGTATTTGATTTTCACGTGATTCTTTCATACATGACTATTGTGCCTTTACAACTTTATATAGACAGATACAAAATAACTAAGTCATCCAACCAATGATGGACAGCTGTAAATGGAATATTCTAACAGACTTGCATAACTTATTCTAGACTATTCTTGAATGGAATTGATCCTCTGTTGGTGCTGTTGATACTCTCTTTGCTTTCAGCCACTGATATTGATCCTGATGATGATGCAGGATTCTTTTCCTTGACATATAGCATCGACTTATATGAAGCTAAATGCTTATCGTGTGCAGGAGATTGAATTCCATGGATATAATAGCATTTCAATTCTACTAAATtccatggattttttttcttttgtttgctgaAATTCCATGGATTTTAGTTTCGGTCTTTGATACTTGATGACTTTATTTGGATGCTTGATAACTTTTATTTATaggctttcatgcataacttttttcttttgtttgctgaATAAAGTGAAGATGCTTGATAACTTTTTTTGGATGTAGGGATATTGATTTTGCCAATTCAATACTTCTGACTGCTGTTTGCTTTTAATACAATCTAGTTGGGATGATTCCATAGCTcaatccaaaatccaaatcTCAGTAGCATAAATATAATCTAGTTGGTATTTAGTGTGGAAagagttttctttctttgttggtGTTTGATTTTAGACTAGGTTCAAATGACATGCTTTCTTACAATTTACATTAAGCAAATACTTTTTCCAATGACCACTCCTCTCATTAGCATTCTCAGTTTTAGTGTGATGGGGGGAAGAGGAAGATGGAATGCCACCCAGGCCTTCGACATTGACTTCAATCCTTGAAACAGTTCATGTGAGTGTCCATTGTGCACCTCTATTGTTTTCAAACAGTTTGTAATCAATCCTTTGTATGTAATGAACCCACCCCTTTTCCTCTATAGGTGGACTGAATGTAATTCTGAAGCATCAATTACATGTCCAGCGTACAAAGTTGATGgtgtgtatatttattttctcactaCATTGCACATGTGTTCCAATTAGCATGATTTGACTTTtgcttgagttttttttttttctcttgttttagaGTGCGAAAAAGTAGAGTTAAAATGCAATAGTTGAGAAACGAAGCTCAATCTTTTTCGTGATATTTACTACCTTTCCATtgaagtttttcttcttctttgctgCCATTTCTTTGATTTTGGGACGTGACGAGGTGGGGATTTTTTGGATCCATATAGTGGAAGGTATGTGGAATTTTGTGTTAGAGTTTTTGTTTAACTTTAGAGTTCGAGGAAAATGagatttgtgatttgaaaattctttcaatttaaaaatttgctTCTTTGTTGAGAAAATGGATGAAGTAAAGGAAAAACTTTGTTTCCGTTTATTTTTAGGTGCCGCATGAAGTGTACTCCGCAGACTGTAAGGCTATCATCTCTATGTCAGAGATTGGGAGCTTGGAGGAGTTGAATCCGTTGTGTTGGAGAAAGCTCAGAAATGGCAGTGTGAGTTGATGTGGAATTTCAAAAGCACTTTTGCCGTTTGGTTTAGAGGTGTTTCCAATGTTTATATAATCTCATTGGTTTGTAGGCGTTCAGATTTGTGTATGGATTTTGTGTATGGGCGGGTTGTGGAGACCCTGTGTTGTGATTCCTAAAGTGTACATTTGCTTTTGTGCCACGAAATCATGAATGGAAGAGAGGTGTCAGACAATACATTCAATGGAAAGTTTCCTTTTGCTTTATTTGGACCTTATATATGGAAGCagtgtttatacattaaaaaatatgttgataATATGTTTCTGTCAATCCATCAGGTTCTTTGATTTGTTTGCCGAGGAACACAATTGCTTTCTAGTTCTTTGGTATTAATCCCAAACCATTAGGTTGGTTGTCCTGCGTAGATGTCTGTATGAGATCTTTTAAACATCATTGGCTAATAGAAGCAAAAAGTCTTCAAAATCACAAATGCAAAATTCATTCAAACAAttgtgcaaaaaaaaatatttgcaaaaaaGTCTTTAGAATCTCAATTGCAAAATTCAGTCAAACGGTTGTGTAAAAAAGGTATATTTCACTTGAACAAATACAACCAAGAATCTCACAAATTTTGGGGCAGAAAAATGCCGATTAAAAAGGACATAACCTTCTTGAATGTCATTTtagaattaatataaaatcaatattttcccCCGCTTTGGTCAATCATATACATACAAGGTTACACCCTTATCAACAAACACTTTGTTTATACTTTGTTCAATACATGATAAATACTTCACTTCTAGACAAATTAATCCGTTTTTGTTCCAAGTGAGAGAATTGAGAAACCTACCTTACAATGAAGATGCCATATCTTCATTCAAATGCCTTACAATGACAATGACCTatctat
This genomic window contains:
- the LOC109011467 gene encoding SNAP25 homologous protein SNAP33-like, which gives rise to MFGLKKSPLKIAKHNSVDPGNSVPSSLNPFGHDDELDNKRKHNSSRTSSEVTPNFGTNPFDDKEQKTTSSSSSSYALTSAERNRYKNAFHDSGGLENQSVQELENYAVYKAEETTTAVKGCVKIAEDIRDNATKTLVTLHQQGEQLTRTHMGAADIDHDLSRGEKLLGSLGGMFSKTWKPKKTRPISGPVIIGDDSSRRNLNHLEQKERLGLNTANGSSNTLNPSAEPINALQKVEVEKAKQDDALSDLSNLLGELKEMAIDMGSEIESQNKALDHFDDDVDVIDTRVKDASRRARHLLGK